The Bacteroidales bacterium genome includes a window with the following:
- a CDS encoding FAD-dependent oxidoreductase, translating into MMKETDVLIIGGSAAGMVAALTGKSAWPEKKFIMVKKQKEMMVPCGIPYIFGTLESSNQNIMPVDALMAKAGIESIVDEVLTVDKAAKNVTLASGEIIKWEKLLIATGSIPVKPIWLKGKDLENVFVIPKDKSYLDEMTARLSNLKRVIVIGAGFIGVELSDELNKAGYDVTLVEKQPQILSLAFDTELSDRIKAYILERGVKVIVGAGVSEVCGSGKVESVLLENGESIPADAVILSMGYKPNTELAVKSGIEVDHDRFIIIDEYMRTPTPHIFAAGDCAQKRDFVTRRRTPIMLASTACAEARVAGLNLFNIHVVKTFSGTIGIYSTSIGEIGFGTAGLTEARAIEEEIAIHTGIFEGVDRHPSNLPGAHKQLVKLIAAKYSGVIIGGEVIGGESAGELTNVIGLAIENRMTVNSLLTSQIGTHPCLTASPAGYPLIKAAEIIAAKMRHW; encoded by the coding sequence ATAATGAAAGAAACAGATGTATTAATTATTGGAGGAAGTGCCGCCGGAATGGTAGCTGCACTAACAGGAAAATCGGCTTGGCCCGAAAAGAAATTCATCATGGTGAAAAAACAAAAAGAAATGATGGTGCCATGCGGGATTCCCTATATTTTCGGAACGCTCGAAAGCAGCAATCAAAATATAATGCCAGTGGATGCCTTGATGGCAAAAGCTGGTATTGAGTCCATCGTTGATGAAGTATTAACCGTAGATAAAGCCGCTAAAAACGTTACACTTGCAAGTGGTGAAATCATTAAATGGGAGAAGTTGCTTATTGCAACAGGTTCAATACCCGTTAAGCCTATCTGGTTAAAAGGCAAAGACCTTGAGAATGTTTTTGTGATCCCAAAGGATAAATCTTACCTTGATGAAATGACTGCCCGGCTCAGCAATCTCAAAAGAGTAATTGTGATTGGAGCTGGGTTTATTGGAGTTGAACTCTCGGATGAGTTGAATAAAGCAGGGTATGATGTAACCCTCGTCGAGAAACAACCACAAATTCTTAGCCTTGCTTTTGACACAGAACTTTCTGACCGCATCAAAGCATATATATTGGAAAGAGGTGTGAAGGTAATTGTAGGTGCAGGCGTAAGTGAAGTTTGTGGCAGTGGAAAAGTTGAGAGTGTATTGCTGGAAAACGGCGAGTCAATTCCGGCCGATGCAGTAATACTTTCCATGGGCTATAAACCCAACACAGAACTGGCAGTTAAATCAGGCATTGAAGTTGACCACGACAGGTTTATTATTATTGACGAATACATGCGAACACCAACGCCTCATATATTCGCTGCCGGAGATTGTGCACAGAAACGGGATTTTGTTACCCGCAGACGCACTCCAATTATGTTGGCCTCAACAGCTTGCGCTGAAGCCAGGGTCGCAGGTTTAAATTTGTTCAACATCCACGTTGTGAAAACATTCAGCGGAACCATTGGCATTTATTCTACTTCCATCGGTGAAATTGGATTCGGAACTGCCGGACTCACTGAAGCTCGTGCAATTGAAGAAGAAATTGCAATTCACACAGGAATATTCGAAGGTGTTGACCGCCATCCATCCAATCTTCCCGGGGCCCACAAACAATTGGTAAAATTGATTGCAGCTAAATATTCAGGGGTGATCATAGGTGGTGAAGTGATCGGCGGTGAAAGTGCAGGCGAACTCACCAATGTTATAGGCCTCGCCATTGAAAATCGGATGACCGTGAACAGTCTGCTTACATCGCAAATTGGCACCCATCCTTGTCTTACTGCATCTCCCGCAGGTTATCCGTTGATCAAAGCAGCCGAGATCATTGCTGCTAAAATGAGACACTGGTAA
- a CDS encoding acyl-CoA thioesterase encodes MTDNQHIFWFRVAYSDTDQMGVMHHSNYLRYFEMARYELLREIGISYSEIENDGVIMPVIQANVNYKKPAFYDQRIRIETRIALNKGPRIVFAADMFDEAGETICKSEIALAYVNKVNRKACFPPSIIKSKLLTLKN; translated from the coding sequence ATGACAGACAATCAGCATATTTTTTGGTTTCGTGTAGCCTATTCCGATACTGACCAAATGGGAGTAATGCATCATTCAAACTACCTCAGGTATTTTGAAATGGCACGCTACGAGTTACTCAGGGAAATAGGTATAAGTTATTCAGAAATTGAAAACGATGGAGTGATCATGCCGGTTATTCAAGCGAATGTTAATTATAAAAAACCTGCTTTTTACGATCAGAGAATCAGGATTGAAACCCGCATCGCACTGAATAAAGGACCACGCATCGTTTTTGCTGCTGACATGTTTGATGAAGCGGGAGAAACCATCTGCAAATCAGAGATCGCACTCGCTTATGTTAACAAAGTAAACCGGAAAGCCTGCTTTCCACCTTCAATCATAAAATCAAAACTCTTAACTCTTAAAAATTAA
- a CDS encoding PLP-dependent transferase, with the protein MDHKKSGFNTKLIHGGEIEDAYGSATVPIYQTSTFSFDSADHGAECFSGERKGYIYTRIGNPTIDALERQIALLENGFGGIAVGSGMAAVNVIYQGLLASGDHMICSGAVYGPSRAVMENHYPKYKVESSFVNTANLEEVEKAFRSNTKLLFIETPANPTMDVSDITACAEIAHRHGALLAVDNTFCSPYLQKPLDLGADIVMHSMTKFINGHADIVAGIVIAKDPVLYKSLRSIMVNMGCNMDPHQAYLVLRGVKTLGIRIDRATESAQKVAAFLEAHPKVAWIKYPGLHCHPQYELARRQMKAPGAMISFGLHGGFTAAKSLMDNVHLALLAVSLGGVETLIQHPASMTHSKVSVEHKIKAGITDDLVRLAVGIEDVDDIIEDLNAALKKS; encoded by the coding sequence ATGGATCACAAAAAATCAGGTTTTAACACAAAACTCATCCACGGAGGTGAAATCGAAGATGCATATGGCTCAGCCACAGTGCCTATTTATCAAACTTCCACCTTTTCTTTTGATAGCGCTGACCATGGCGCAGAATGTTTCTCAGGTGAACGCAAGGGCTATATTTATACCCGCATTGGCAATCCAACCATTGATGCGTTGGAACGCCAGATTGCCCTGCTCGAAAATGGATTTGGCGGCATTGCAGTCGGTTCGGGAATGGCTGCCGTTAACGTTATTTATCAGGGATTGCTTGCAAGCGGTGATCATATGATTTGTTCCGGAGCTGTTTATGGCCCGAGCCGGGCGGTGATGGAAAATCATTACCCTAAATACAAGGTTGAGAGCAGTTTTGTGAACACAGCCAACCTTGAAGAGGTCGAAAAAGCTTTCCGCTCCAATACCAAATTGCTTTTTATTGAAACCCCTGCCAACCCAACTATGGATGTTTCAGACATTACGGCTTGTGCAGAAATTGCACACCGCCATGGCGCGTTACTGGCTGTTGACAATACTTTCTGCAGCCCTTACCTGCAAAAACCCCTTGACCTGGGAGCCGACATCGTGATGCACTCCATGACCAAGTTCATCAACGGTCACGCTGATATTGTAGCGGGTATTGTGATCGCAAAAGATCCGGTATTGTATAAGAGCTTAAGGAGCATCATGGTAAACATGGGCTGCAATATGGATCCCCACCAAGCGTATCTGGTGCTGAGAGGTGTAAAAACTTTGGGCATCCGTATTGACCGCGCCACAGAAAGCGCCCAAAAAGTTGCTGCTTTCCTGGAAGCCCATCCCAAAGTAGCCTGGATAAAATATCCCGGCTTACATTGTCATCCGCAATATGAACTGGCAAGAAGGCAAATGAAAGCCCCCGGTGCAATGATCAGTTTTGGTTTACATGGTGGATTTACTGCGGCAAAATCGCTGATGGACAATGTGCATCTTGCCTTGCTGGCTGTTTCATTGGGTGGGGTTGAAACTTTGATCCAGCACCCGGCATCCATGACACATTCAAAAGTTTCTGTTGAACACAAAATTAAGGCTGGAATTACTGATGACTTGGTACGTTTGGCGGTGGGCATTGAGGATGTGGATGATATTATTGAAGACCTGAATGCTGCACTCAAGAAATCTTGA
- the cobO gene encoding cob(I)yrinic acid a,c-diamide adenosyltransferase: MQGYIHVYTGNGKGKTTAALGLALRAAGAGKKVFIAQFVKGMHYAELDALKRFEPEITLKQYGRDCFIRHEPQEEDFALAKQGLAEVAEKIRSGLYDVVILDEGCIALYYKLFLLSDLLDIIILRPESMDIVITGRYAPPELIEVADLVTEMREVKHYYQQGVEAREGIEF, encoded by the coding sequence ATGCAAGGCTATATTCATGTTTACACCGGTAACGGAAAAGGCAAAACCACTGCTGCCTTAGGATTGGCTTTGCGTGCGGCAGGTGCCGGCAAAAAGGTTTTCATTGCCCAGTTTGTAAAAGGCATGCACTACGCTGAACTGGATGCCCTGAAACGGTTCGAACCTGAAATAACACTGAAGCAATACGGCCGCGATTGCTTTATCAGGCATGAACCCCAGGAAGAGGATTTCGCTCTTGCAAAACAGGGATTAGCAGAAGTTGCTGAAAAAATCAGATCGGGATTGTATGATGTGGTGATCTTGGATGAAGGATGTATAGCTTTGTATTACAAACTATTCTTGCTGAGCGATTTACTGGATATTATCATTTTAAGGCCTGAATCCATGGATATTGTGATTACAGGCCGATATGCTCCACCTGAACTTATTGAGGTGGCTGACCTGGTTACTGAAATGAGAGAAGTGAAACATTATTATCAGCAAGGCGTGGAAGCCAGGGAGGGTATTGAGTTTTAG